One segment of Neoarius graeffei isolate fNeoGra1 chromosome 20, fNeoGra1.pri, whole genome shotgun sequence DNA contains the following:
- the amn gene encoding protein amnionless, producing MMATRQVLFILLSTLGSACALYKQWVPDTNFENATNWDKGSVPCGSDQVVFPASGKVAVYVEAAHMFSGMSLPVDGEFILASGAGFSTREGQDPSCGAGVTTHFRDPDSLRWLDPALWKAASSSDHLQNGPYLFFVHEETIPCQHDDVVFRDGSSFRVDISAHENSIPVKSVSVLGKKFSDNFDFSQYASSHLGKLQFHGSSSVRVSGSGCDDITGCECGNSGNHDQICSSVKCPQLDCKQPLYPVGHCCDVCGAIVAIHFSDNFNIESFRQRLQHLFLSLSKYKSIWLALSKVSKTQRLMRVIPYGITQEIQVVLQDENTGPHSGKLAESLAKDILRDINAHGSHLGIDSAEFHASSGASGGSGGSGVKGISGGAVAGIILGILALMAFLALFVVLHRQGTLRVPDLNLWSSWRKDGENWDLGGPLDHGFDNPMFEKQSTLPEISGLYGIESLSGITVTQSGVHFVNPMYDETDFNA from the coding sequence ATGATGGCAACCAGACAAGTCCTTTTTATTTTGCTCTCTACGCTTGGTTCTGCGTGTGCACTGTACAAGCAATGGGTTCCAGATACCAACTTTGAAAATGCGACAAATTGGGACAAAGGTTCTGTGCCCTGTGGAAGTGATCAAGTGGTATTTCCAGCCTCTGGTAAAGTAGCTGTGTATGTGGAGGCAGCTCATATGTTTTCTGGAATGAGTCTGCCTGTGGATGGAGAGTTTATTCTGGCCTCAGGAGCTGGTTTTTCTACTAGAGAAGGTCAGGATCCTAGCTGTGGGGCAGGTGTCACTACCCATTTCAGAGACCCTGACTCTCTGAGGTGGTTAGATCCAGCTCTGTGGAAGGCCGCTTCTTCATCAGATCACCTGCAGAATGGGCCATATCTCTTCTTCGTCCATGAAGAGACTATACCTTGCCAGCATGATGATGTGGTGTTCCGGGATGGCTCATCTTTCCGTGTGGACATTTCAGCACATGAGAACAGCATTCCTGTGAAGAGTGTGTCGGTGCTGGGGAAGAAGTTCAGTGACAACTTTGACTTCTCACAGTATGCCAGTTCCCATCTGGGGAAGCTGCAGTTTCATGGCTCTTCATCAGTCAGAGTCAGTGGATCAGGCTGCGATGATATCACTGGATGTGAATGTGGAAATTCAGGCAACCATGACCAGATCTGCTCAAGTGTCAAGTGTCCACAGCTGGACTGCAAGCAACCTTTGTACCCAGTGGGACACTGTTGTGATGTCTGCGGTGCCATCGTGGCTATTCATTTCTCTGACAACTTCAACATTGAATCCTTTCGTCAGCGACTGCAACACCTCTTCCTCAGCTTATCGAAGTATAAATCCATTTGGCTTGCTTTGTCAAAAGTCTCAAAAACTCAGAGACTGATGCGAGTCATCCCTTATGGAATCACCCAAGAGATCCAGGTGGTTCTCCAGGATGAAAATACTGGTCCACATTCTGGAAAGCTGGCTGAGTCCCTTGCTAAGGATATACTGAGAGACATTAATGCCCATGGTTCTCATTTGGGCATAGACAGTGCAGAGTTTCATGCATCTTCAGGAGCAAGTGGTGGTAGTGGTGGATCTGGAGTGAAGGGGAtaagtggaggagcagtggctgggATTATTTTGGGTATTCTGGCCTTGATGGCTTTCCTGGCTCTGTTTGTAGTTCTCCATCGCCAGGGCACACTCAGAGTGCCAGATTTAAACTTATGGAGTAGCTGGAGGAAGGATGGTGAGAATTGGGATCTGGGTGGGCCTTTAGATCATGGTTTTGACAACCCTATGTTTGAGAAGCAAAGCACTTTGCCTGAGATCTCTGGGCTGTATGGAATAGAGTCTCTAAGTGGTATCACTGTAACACAATCAGGTGTGCACTTTGTGAATCCTATGTATGATGAAACTGACTTCAATGCATGA